The nucleotide window GCACCTTCTCGTTTTACAAAGCATTCGTCGGAGAATTGCCATGCTCGACACAGCCATGAAGACTCAGCTCAAGGCGTATCTGGAGCGGCTCGTCCGACCCGTCGAAATCACCGCCTTCGTGGATGACGGCGCCAAGTCGAAGGAGATGCTGGAGCTGCTCTCCGACATCACCGACTGCTCGCCCAAGGTCACCGTCGCCGAGCGCCGCGACGGCGATGCTGCCGGCGCCCGCGTGCCCTCCTTCGCCCTGTCCAGCCCCGGCGAGAGCATCGCGCTCACCTTCGCGGGCCTGCCCATGGGCCATGAATTTACTTCGCTGGTGCTGGCGCTGCTGCAGACCGGCGGCTACCCGCCCAAGCTGGAAGCGGAGGTCATCGAGCAGATCAAGGCGCTGGACGGCGACTTCGTCTTCGAGACCTATTTTTCCCAGTCCTGCCAGAACTGCCCGGATGTGGTGCAGGCCCTCAACCTCATGGCCGTGCTGAACCCGAAGATCCGCCACGTGGCCATCGACGGCGCCCTGTTCCAGAAGGAAGTGGACGCCCGGCAGGTCATGTCGGTGCCCACCGTGTACCTGAACGGCGAAGTGTTCGGCCAGGGCCGCATGGGCGTGGAAGAGATCGTCGCCAAGCTCGACACCGGTGCAGCCGCCCGCGATGCCAAGCGCATGGCCGAGATGAACCGCTTCGACGTGCTGGTGGTGGGCGGTGGCCCGGCCGGCGCCACGGCGGCGATCTATGCGGCACGCAAGGGCATCCGCACCGGCGTCGCCGCCGAGCGTTTCGGCGGCCAGGTGCTGGACACCATGGCCATCGAGAACTTCATCTCCGTGCCCTACACCGAGGGCCCCAAGCTCGCCGCCGCGCTGGAGCAGCATGTGCGCGAGTATGAGGTGGAGATCCTCAACCTGCAGAAGGCGGTGAAGCTGGTGCCCGGCGCCGACATCGTCGAGGTGGAATTCGCCAACGGCGCGAGCCTGCGCTCCAAGACGGTGATTCTCGCCACCGGCGCCCGCTGGCGGCAGATGAACGTGCCGGGCGAGGACACCTATCGCAACAAGGGCGTGGCCTATTGCCCCCATTGCGACGGCCCGCTGTTCAAGGGCAAGCGCGTGGCGGTGATCGGCGGCGGCAATTCCGGCGTGGAAGCGGCCATCGATCTGGCCGGCATCGTTGCCCACGTGACGCTGATGGAGTTCGACAGCGCCTTGCGCGCCGACGACGTGCTCCAGCGCAAGCTGAAGAGCCTGCCCAACGTCACCATCCTCACCTCGGCCAAGACCACCGAAGTGCTGGGCGACGGCCAGAAGGTGAGCGGCCTCACCTACGAGAACCGCAACACCGGCGAGAGCGTGAAGGTGGAGCTGGAAGGCATTTTCGTGCAGATCGGCCTTCTGCCCAACACCGAGTGGCTGAAGGGCACTGTGGAGCTGTCTCCCCGCGGCGAGATCGTGGTGGATGCCCACGGCCAGACCTCGGTGCCCGGCGTCTTCGCCGCCGGCGACTGCACCACGGTGCCCTACAAGCAGATCGTGATCGCGCTGGGCGAAGGCGCCAAGGCCTCGCTCTCCGCCTTCGATCACCTCATCCGCTCCAGCGCGCCGAAGGAAGAGGCGGTGAAGGCCGCGTGACCGGCCGGGCACGCCACTTCCTCTTTCTCCGGGCGACCTCCCATGGGGGCCGCCCGCGGTGACCCTGCGCGAACTACAATATCTCGTCGCCCTGGCCGACCACCGGAATTTCCGGCGGGCGGCCGAGGCGTGCCTCGTCAGCCAGCCCACCCTCTCCACCCAGCTGCGCAAGCTGGAGGAGGAACTGGGCGTGCCGCTGGTGGAGCGCGCCCCGCGCCGGGTCATGCTCACCCCCGCCGGCCGTGAGGCGGTGGAGCGGGCGCGGCGCATCCTCGACGAGGTGGAGCAATTGAAGGAAGGCGCCCGCCGCAGCTGCGCGGCGGAGGCCGGCGCCCTCAAGCTCGGCGTGTTCCCGACGCTGGGGCCTTACCTTCTGCCCCATGTGGTGCCCCTCATCCGCGCCCGCTTCCCGGAGCTGGAGCTGCTGCTGTTCGAGGAGAAGAGCGCTGCCCTCATCTCCCGGCTGAACTACGGCACGCTGGATGCCGCCTTCCTGGCGCTGCCGGTGCACGACAGCCATTTCCATGCCGAGTTCCTGTTCGAGGAGCCGTTCCTCCTCGCCGTTCCCGGCACCCATGCGCTGGCCAGCCGCGACAACCTCTCCATCACCGAGCTGTCTCGCTACAATCTGATGCTGCTGGAGGATGGCCACTGCCTGCGCGACCAGGCGCTGGACGTGTGCCAGATGGCCGGGGCGCGGGAGAAGTCCGAATTCCGCGCCACCAGTCTGGAGACCCTGCGCCAGATGGTGGCGGCGGGGGTGGGCATGACGCTGCTGCCCATGCTGGCGACCCGCACCCCATCCCAGCCGGCCGAGAACATCCACCTCCTGGAATTCAGCGATTCCAAGCCCAGCCGGCAGATCGCCATGCTCTGGCGCAAGACCTCCGCCATGGGCCGGCTTCTGGCCGATGTGGCGCAGGTGTGCCGCACCCTGCCGCAGGAGCTGCTGGCGCCTCGGCATTGAAGAGGTTGCAGCCGTCATGGCCGGGCGACACACGGCCATCCACGCGGTGCGGCTGGGAACAGCCTTGAGGGGATCATGCCGTCGGATTGACGTGGGTGGCCGGTTGAAGCCCAGCCATGATGGAGCGATAGCTTCGGTCTGAAAGTGTTGAACCTGCTGAGGGCGCTTCTGCCGCCGTCACGACAGATCGGCCGGCTCGGGCCCTGCCGCGATGCGCGTGTCCAGCAGTTCGCCGGTGCGGGCCAGCACCGGATAGGCGGCGGCAGCCACCACGTGCGAATTCACCAGCTTCAAATCGCGCACGATGTCGATGTGCAGCCCGCTGGCGTCTGCGAGCGTGGCAAGGCCTTGCCGCAGGCGGTCGAAATGCCGCCGCGCCGCCAGGGTCTCGCTGTCGCGGAAGGCGGTCTTCTCCAGCGCCAGCAGGCGCGCGGCGCGCGGGTCGGCGGTCATGAACAGGGAGGAGGCGAGGCGGATATTGGCCTTCAGCCGCTCCATGAGCTGGTCCAGCTCCGCCTGCTGCGCGGATGAGAAGGCGATGCCGCGCTTGAGCCGCTTGCCGGCATCGGTCATCAGGCGGCCGCACACCACGTCCGCCGCCTGCTCCATGTTGGCGGAGAAGGCGAGGATCTCTTCCACCCGCCGTCGGTCGGCGGGGCTCATGTCCTCAGGATCGAGCATGGCGAGATAGGTGCGGATCTCGCGGTTCAGCCGGTCGGGAATGTCGTCGCGCCCGCGCGTTTCCGCGATGCGCCGACGGTCGCCGGTAAGGAGCGCGCCGGCGGCCTCGTCCAGCATCTCCTCCAGCGCGTCGGCAAGGCGCAGTGCCTCGCGCGCGGCGGCGCCCAGCGCCAGCACCGGCATGTCGCGGTCGGCGGC belongs to Xanthobacter autotrophicus Py2 and includes:
- a CDS encoding FAD-dependent pyridine nucleotide-disulphide oxidoreductase (PFAM: FAD-dependent pyridine nucleotide-disulphide oxidoreductase; HI0933 family protein~KEGG: psp:PSPPH_2266 alkyl hydroperoxide reductase, F subunit) codes for the protein MLDTAMKTQLKAYLERLVRPVEITAFVDDGAKSKEMLELLSDITDCSPKVTVAERRDGDAAGARVPSFALSSPGESIALTFAGLPMGHEFTSLVLALLQTGGYPPKLEAEVIEQIKALDGDFVFETYFSQSCQNCPDVVQALNLMAVLNPKIRHVAIDGALFQKEVDARQVMSVPTVYLNGEVFGQGRMGVEEIVAKLDTGAAARDAKRMAEMNRFDVLVVGGGPAGATAAIYAARKGIRTGVAAERFGGQVLDTMAIENFISVPYTEGPKLAAALEQHVREYEVEILNLQKAVKLVPGADIVEVEFANGASLRSKTVILATGARWRQMNVPGEDTYRNKGVAYCPHCDGPLFKGKRVAVIGGGNSGVEAAIDLAGIVAHVTLMEFDSALRADDVLQRKLKSLPNVTILTSAKTTEVLGDGQKVSGLTYENRNTGESVKVELEGIFVQIGLLPNTEWLKGTVELSPRGEIVVDAHGQTSVPGVFAAGDCTTVPYKQIVIALGEGAKASLSAFDHLIRSSAPKEEAVKAA
- a CDS encoding transcriptional regulator, LysR family (PFAM: regulatory protein LysR; LysR substrate-binding~KEGG: xcb:XC_3398 oxidative stress transcriptional regulator); this encodes MTLRELQYLVALADHRNFRRAAEACLVSQPTLSTQLRKLEEELGVPLVERAPRRVMLTPAGREAVERARRILDEVEQLKEGARRSCAAEAGALKLGVFPTLGPYLLPHVVPLIRARFPELELLLFEEKSAALISRLNYGTLDAAFLALPVHDSHFHAEFLFEEPFLLAVPGTHALASRDNLSITELSRYNLMLLEDGHCLRDQALDVCQMAGAREKSEFRATSLETLRQMVAAGVGMTLLPMLATRTPSQPAENIHLLEFSDSKPSRQIAMLWRKTSAMGRLLADVAQVCRTLPQELLAPRH